One window from the genome of Montipora foliosa isolate CH-2021 chromosome 5, ASM3666993v2, whole genome shotgun sequence encodes:
- the LOC138003271 gene encoding galactosylgalactosylxylosylprotein 3-beta-glucuronosyltransferase 3-like isoform X1, giving the protein MMARGAIKYAIFLGILLGIVIITRVLEGVLEIASVKGLYFDKYEGRLVRRLPSDSEKAASSSSRNTQIQGKRYQLFSSGEPRTQERKVSVQQLQAKLKELEKKIGLQMSGWDPKLPAIFVITPTYRRFLQKAELTRTAQTLKHVKNLHWIVVEDSHERTNLVKRFLSRCGLNYTHLNVRTPAEMRRRKNKPRWTKSRGVEQRNVGIDWLRENVNPNLNKGVVYFADDDNTYDIRLFEEMRSINTVGVWPVAFTGAARWAGPICKHGHVVGFHTNWKPFRSFPIDMAAFAINLRRLLVERPEARFDPDIKPGFLETSFLEQITTVEELEPRAGNCLKVYVWHTRTETPIININGEKQLIKRGKPSNPDVET; this is encoded by the exons ATG ATGGCTCGAGGTGCAATCAAATACGCCATATTTCTAGGGATTCTTCTTGGAATTGTCATAATAACAAGAGTTTTGGAAGGAGTATTAGAGATCGCAAGTGTAAAAG GACTGTATTTTGATAAGTACGAAGGTCGGCTTGTGAGAAGACTTCCTTCTGACTCGGAAAAAGCTGCGTCTTCTTCGTCAAGAAACACTCAAATACAAGGAAAAAGATATCAGCTTTTCTCATCCGGCGAACCAAGAACTCAAGAAAGAAAAGTATCTGTACAACAGCTACAagcaaaattgaaagaattagaAAAAAAGATAGGTTTGCAAATGTCAGGATGGGATCCTAAACTCCCAGCAATATTTGTTATTACACCGACCTACAGGCGATTCCTGCAGAAAGCGGAGTTAACGCGCACGGCGCAAACTTTGAAACATGTAAAAAATCTGCATTGGATTGTTGTGGAAGACTCTCATGAGAGAACGAACCTTGTAAAACGATTTTTAAGCCGTTGTGGTTTGAATTACACTCATCTGAATGTACGAACTCCTGCTGAAATGAGAAGGAGGAAAAATAAGCCGAGATGGACTAAGTCAAGAGGAGTGGAGCAGAGAAATGTGGGGATCGACTGGCTACGGGAAAATGTTAATCCTAACTTGAATAAGGGAGTGGTATATTTCGCTGATGATGATAACACTTACGATATCAGATTATTTGAAGAG ATGCGGAGTATAAACACAGTTGGAGTGTGGCCGGTGGCCTTTACAGGCGCGGCTAGATGGGCTGGACCCATCTGCAAACACGGTCACGTGGTGGGTTTCCATACGAACTGGAAACCATTCAGGAGTTTCCCTATTGATATGGCGGCGTTTGCCATCAACTTGAGAAGGCTGCTGGTAGAAAGACCGGAGGCGCGGTTTGACCCTGACATCAAACCTGGATTCCTAGAGACTTCGTTTCTTGAACAGATCACGACCGTAGAAGAACTGGAACCTAGGGCCGGAAACTGTTTAAAG GTATATGTTTGGCACACAAGGACGGAGACGCCAATCATCAACATTAATGGAGAAAAACAACTTATCAAGCGAGGAAAGCCTTCAAATCCTGATGTAGAAACATAA
- the LOC138003271 gene encoding galactosylgalactosylxylosylprotein 3-beta-glucuronosyltransferase 3-like isoform X2 yields MARGAIKYAIFLGILLGIVIITRVLEGVLEIASVKGLYFDKYEGRLVRRLPSDSEKAASSSSRNTQIQGKRYQLFSSGEPRTQERKVSVQQLQAKLKELEKKIGLQMSGWDPKLPAIFVITPTYRRFLQKAELTRTAQTLKHVKNLHWIVVEDSHERTNLVKRFLSRCGLNYTHLNVRTPAEMRRRKNKPRWTKSRGVEQRNVGIDWLRENVNPNLNKGVVYFADDDNTYDIRLFEEMRSINTVGVWPVAFTGAARWAGPICKHGHVVGFHTNWKPFRSFPIDMAAFAINLRRLLVERPEARFDPDIKPGFLETSFLEQITTVEELEPRAGNCLKVYVWHTRTETPIININGEKQLIKRGKPSNPDVET; encoded by the exons ATGGCTCGAGGTGCAATCAAATACGCCATATTTCTAGGGATTCTTCTTGGAATTGTCATAATAACAAGAGTTTTGGAAGGAGTATTAGAGATCGCAAGTGTAAAAG GACTGTATTTTGATAAGTACGAAGGTCGGCTTGTGAGAAGACTTCCTTCTGACTCGGAAAAAGCTGCGTCTTCTTCGTCAAGAAACACTCAAATACAAGGAAAAAGATATCAGCTTTTCTCATCCGGCGAACCAAGAACTCAAGAAAGAAAAGTATCTGTACAACAGCTACAagcaaaattgaaagaattagaAAAAAAGATAGGTTTGCAAATGTCAGGATGGGATCCTAAACTCCCAGCAATATTTGTTATTACACCGACCTACAGGCGATTCCTGCAGAAAGCGGAGTTAACGCGCACGGCGCAAACTTTGAAACATGTAAAAAATCTGCATTGGATTGTTGTGGAAGACTCTCATGAGAGAACGAACCTTGTAAAACGATTTTTAAGCCGTTGTGGTTTGAATTACACTCATCTGAATGTACGAACTCCTGCTGAAATGAGAAGGAGGAAAAATAAGCCGAGATGGACTAAGTCAAGAGGAGTGGAGCAGAGAAATGTGGGGATCGACTGGCTACGGGAAAATGTTAATCCTAACTTGAATAAGGGAGTGGTATATTTCGCTGATGATGATAACACTTACGATATCAGATTATTTGAAGAG ATGCGGAGTATAAACACAGTTGGAGTGTGGCCGGTGGCCTTTACAGGCGCGGCTAGATGGGCTGGACCCATCTGCAAACACGGTCACGTGGTGGGTTTCCATACGAACTGGAAACCATTCAGGAGTTTCCCTATTGATATGGCGGCGTTTGCCATCAACTTGAGAAGGCTGCTGGTAGAAAGACCGGAGGCGCGGTTTGACCCTGACATCAAACCTGGATTCCTAGAGACTTCGTTTCTTGAACAGATCACGACCGTAGAAGAACTGGAACCTAGGGCCGGAAACTGTTTAAAG GTATATGTTTGGCACACAAGGACGGAGACGCCAATCATCAACATTAATGGAGAAAAACAACTTATCAAGCGAGGAAAGCCTTCAAATCCTGATGTAGAAACATAA
- the LOC138003270 gene encoding galactosylgalactosylxylosylprotein 3-beta-glucuronosyltransferase 3-like — protein sequence MTIMNRARCTKRWTLITILGVCVYSLLKHESANKLDRGDYSRKNERKIDGISLEDTTTETNATWKTKEEFLGVLPGEALTGKGLQDQLQRVKKQERNFIEELVKARRTEEGLRRNVIRLSLELRAVNNRIRSLSKEKRNTIQDDASFPTVFVVTPTFKRYVQKAELTRISQAFKPVKKLHWIVVEDSVKKTDLVANFLHNSGLKYTHLNVRTSSFLRRHKNEIRRLKPRGVEQRNLAIEWIRKNINPHRTPGVVYFADDDNTYDNRIFDEMRWVQGVGVWPVAFTGGVRWAGPICKNGQVIGFHANWGLFRPFPIDMAAFAVNIKKLTLDFPKAKFIAMKKAGMLESSLLRQITTVKELEPVTQNCSKVYVWHTRTETPKDSILGERLLIKQGTPSHPDVET from the exons ATGACCATAATGAACAGGGCAAGATGTACAAAGCGGTGGACGCTCATCACTATTTTGGGCGTTTGCGTATACTCCTTGCTGAAGCACGAGTCGGCAAACAAGCTGGATCGTGGCGATTACAGCCGGAAAAACGAACGAAAAATTGATGGCATATCACTTGAAG ATACAACAACCGAAACAAACGCAACTTGGAAGACGAAAGAAGAATTTTTGGGTGTCTTACCAGGCGAAGCTCTGACAGGAAAAGGTTTGCAAGACCAGCTTCAGCGAGTGAAAAAGCAAGAACGGAACTTTATCGAAGAATTGGTAAAAGCACGAAGAACCGAAGAGGGGTTAAGAAGAAATGTGATAAGGTTATCCCTCGAGCTACGTGCTGTAAATAATCGAATAAGGTCTTTGTCAAAAGAAAAACGGAACACAATTCAGGATGATGCGAGTTTTCCCACCGTCTTTGTCGTCACTCCCACGTTTAAACGTTATGTACAAAAGGCTGAACTGACTCGCATCTCACAAGCTTTTAAGCCCGTGAAAAAGCTTCATtggattgttgtcgaagactcAGTGAAAAAAACAGACTTAGTTGCAAATTTTCTTCACAATTCAGGTTTAAAATACACCCATCTCAATGTCCGGACATCTTCTTTCCTACGTCGACACAAAAACGAAATTCGACGGCTCAAGCCCCGTGGGGTGGAACAAAGAAATCTTGCTATTGAGTGGATTAGGAAAAATATCAATCCTCACAGGACCCCTGGTGTGGTATATTTTGCTGATGACGATAACACCTACGACAATAGAATCTTCGACGAG ATGCGCTGGGTTCAAGGTGTCGGTGTTTGGCCTGTAGCCTTTACTGGAGGTGTCCGATGGGCAGGTCCTATTTGTAAAAATGGCCAAGTCATTGGTTTTCATGCCAACTGGGGGCTGTTTCGCCCTTTTCCTATCGATATGGCTGCGTTTGCAGTGAACATTAAGAAATTGACTTTGGATTTCCCGAAAGCTAAATTTATTGCGATGAAGAAAGCGGGGATGTTAGAATCTTCTTTGTTACGCCAAATAACTACGGTCAAAGAGTTGGAACCTGTGACTCAAAACTGCAGTAAG GTATACGTCTGGCACACCAGAACAGAGACACCAAAAGATAGTATTTTAGGAGAGCGTCTCTTGATCAAACAAGGCACACCTTCACATCCAGATGTTGAAACGTAG